The proteins below come from a single candidate division KSB1 bacterium genomic window:
- a CDS encoding alkaline phosphatase family protein: MIKLRSLLILFLLLLVVLNLSSCATQKPKLVLFISIDQLRYDYLTRFSKYFGDGGFSLFFKAGANFTNAQYKHSVTKTSAGHAVISTGTHANVNGIIANRWYDQEQKSSVSSVGDDSFTLIASDRDGRSPHYLLAATIGDELKRSNGEKSKVVSISYKSTSAIMMGGKDADAVYWFVDSLFTTSKYYLDELPNWVKDFNSSGRIKSYFGKTWDRILSDSVYNIQGPDDVDFVEDVAGLGRTFPHTVDGGKSSITESYFHAFRISPFGSEVLEEFVEQVIVHEELGQRDAVDILWVGFSSNDWVGHIYGPDSPEVMDMVIRTDRVLEKLFDFVDEKIGLNQCTIVLTSDHGIPALPELIANKNNAASPGRINREMVIEVIDGALSEKFGLLGSAESWVSYVSPSNIYLNRIALHEKSLSVSEAEQIVLPVLSDMGCFHALYTHSQLENGEIAGELGERALLSFFPGRSGDVFFQVKENWIFHGPTGTNHGSPWKYNTHVPLLFYGSGIKPGFYEEAVSIADIAPTVAQIIKVDMPEEVQGKVLEGALK; encoded by the coding sequence ATGATAAAATTGCGAAGCTTGCTAATTTTGTTTTTGTTGCTGTTAGTTGTCCTCAATCTCTCCAGCTGTGCTACTCAAAAACCAAAACTTGTTCTGTTCATTTCAATTGATCAGTTGCGTTATGATTACTTGACTCGCTTTTCGAAATATTTTGGCGATGGCGGCTTTAGTCTCTTTTTTAAAGCTGGGGCAAACTTTACCAATGCCCAGTATAAGCATTCAGTTACAAAAACATCAGCGGGACATGCGGTTATTTCAACAGGTACTCATGCGAATGTTAATGGAATCATCGCCAATAGATGGTATGATCAGGAGCAAAAGAGTTCGGTGTCTTCAGTTGGTGATGACTCTTTCACTTTGATTGCTTCTGACAGAGACGGTAGATCACCCCATTATCTTCTTGCTGCTACAATCGGCGATGAGTTGAAAAGATCCAATGGTGAAAAATCTAAAGTAGTTTCAATTTCATATAAATCTACCTCAGCTATCATGATGGGTGGCAAAGATGCGGATGCTGTCTATTGGTTTGTCGATTCACTTTTCACGACGTCGAAATACTATTTGGATGAATTACCGAATTGGGTGAAAGATTTTAATTCATCCGGTAGAATCAAATCTTATTTTGGCAAAACCTGGGACCGGATCTTAAGCGATAGTGTTTATAACATCCAGGGTCCCGATGATGTTGACTTTGTAGAAGACGTAGCAGGTTTAGGACGAACCTTTCCTCACACCGTCGATGGTGGAAAAAGTTCAATTACTGAAAGTTATTTTCACGCTTTTCGGATCAGTCCATTTGGAAGTGAAGTCCTGGAAGAGTTTGTAGAGCAAGTAATCGTGCATGAAGAGCTCGGACAACGAGATGCTGTAGATATCTTGTGGGTGGGTTTTTCTTCAAACGATTGGGTTGGCCATATTTATGGACCTGACAGTCCTGAGGTCATGGATATGGTTATTCGCACCGATCGTGTTCTGGAAAAGTTGTTTGATTTTGTAGATGAAAAGATCGGCCTGAATCAATGTACAATCGTTCTCACCTCAGATCATGGTATTCCTGCCCTCCCCGAATTAATTGCTAACAAAAACAACGCCGCGAGTCCAGGCAGGATAAATCGTGAAATGGTGATCGAAGTGATTGACGGGGCCTTGTCTGAAAAATTTGGTTTACTCGGGTCTGCAGAATCCTGGGTCAGCTACGTCAGTCCCTCGAATATTTATTTGAACCGCATTGCACTGCATGAAAAATCACTCTCGGTTTCGGAAGCAGAGCAGATTGTTCTACCTGTGCTATCTGACATGGGATGCTTTCACGCCCTTTACACTCATTCACAGCTTGAAAATGGCGAGATTGCGGGAGAGTTAGGAGAAAGAGCGCTGCTCAGTTTTTTCCCCGGGCGCTCGGGGGATGTCTTTTTTCAGGTTAAAGAAAATTGGATCTTCCATGGCCCGACAGGAACAAATCATGGTTCACCGTGGAAATACAACACCCATGTACCCTTGCTGTTTTATGGATCCGGGATTAAGCCTGGTTTTTATGAAGAAGCAGTGAGTATTGCTGATATTGCGCCAACAGTCGCGCAAATTATAAAAGTAGATATGCCTGAGGAGGTGCAGGGTAAGGTTTTGGAGGGAGCCCTTAAGTAA
- the fumC gene encoding class II fumarate hydratase, with amino-acid sequence MSSRLEKDSMGTIEVAADKYWGAQTQRSLQNFKIGGQKMPIEVVHAFAVLKKAAALTNFESGILSKEKVDVIAKVCDEIEAGKHDAHFPLVVWQTGSGTQSNMNVNEVISNRAIEILGGEIGSKKPIHPNDDVNKSQSSNDTFPTAMHIAAYKLFVENTIPKVQKLQQTLASKAKEFMSIVKIGRTHLMDATPLTLGQEFSGYASQLTHGIKAIKNTLPHLSELALGGTAVGTGINTPPGFADKVAKKIAELTGLPFVSAENKFESLAAHDAVVEASGALKTVTASLMKIANDIRLLASGPRCGIGEILIPANEPGSSIMPGKVNPTQAEAMTMVCAQVAGNDLAINIGGMSGHFELNVFKPVMIYNLLMSARLIGDVCESFNDNCAVGIEPNHEAIKRNLENSLMLVTALNPVVGYDKAAEIAKKAHKEGTTLREAATSLGHLTGEEFDKHVVPEKMVGELPK; translated from the coding sequence ATGAGCAGTCGTCTGGAAAAAGATAGCATGGGAACCATCGAGGTTGCTGCGGATAAATATTGGGGCGCGCAAACCCAACGCTCGCTGCAAAATTTCAAAATCGGCGGTCAAAAAATGCCCATCGAAGTCGTTCATGCGTTTGCGGTTTTGAAAAAAGCGGCGGCTTTAACGAACTTTGAAAGTGGAATTTTGTCTAAAGAAAAGGTCGATGTAATTGCCAAAGTGTGTGATGAAATTGAAGCGGGAAAACATGATGCTCACTTCCCGCTTGTCGTCTGGCAAACCGGATCGGGAACCCAGTCCAATATGAATGTCAATGAAGTGATTTCTAACCGGGCGATCGAAATACTTGGCGGAGAAATCGGCTCCAAAAAACCGATTCACCCGAACGATGATGTCAATAAGTCACAGTCCTCCAACGATACATTTCCGACGGCGATGCACATTGCTGCTTATAAACTGTTTGTCGAAAATACCATTCCAAAGGTTCAAAAACTTCAGCAGACCCTTGCGTCTAAAGCGAAAGAGTTTATGTCAATTGTCAAGATTGGCCGGACCCACTTGATGGATGCAACCCCGCTGACTTTGGGACAGGAATTTTCAGGATACGCCTCGCAATTGACGCACGGAATTAAAGCGATTAAAAATACCCTGCCGCATCTTTCCGAGCTTGCTTTGGGCGGAACTGCCGTCGGAACCGGTATCAATACGCCACCTGGATTTGCTGACAAAGTCGCAAAAAAAATTGCTGAGCTGACCGGGCTGCCGTTTGTTTCTGCAGAAAACAAATTCGAATCCCTCGCAGCTCACGATGCTGTTGTTGAGGCTTCCGGCGCCTTAAAAACAGTCACAGCTAGTTTGATGAAAATTGCCAACGACATCCGGCTGCTGGCCTCCGGCCCCAGGTGCGGTATTGGCGAGATTCTCATTCCGGCAAACGAACCCGGCTCCTCAATTATGCCGGGGAAAGTTAACCCAACCCAGGCTGAAGCCATGACCATGGTTTGCGCTCAGGTTGCCGGTAATGACCTGGCGATAAATATCGGCGGCATGTCCGGCCATTTCGAATTGAATGTCTTTAAACCTGTGATGATTTACAACTTGCTCATGTCTGCCAGACTAATTGGCGACGTTTGTGAATCATTCAATGATAATTGTGCAGTTGGCATTGAGCCGAATCACGAAGCCATCAAAAGGAATCTCGAGAATTCTTTAATGCTCGTGACCGCTTTGAACCCGGTTGTTGGTTATGATAAAGCCGCAGAAATTGCCAAGAAGGCACACAAAGAAGGCACTACTTTGCGCGAAGCTGCGACTAGCCTTGGTCACCTGACGGGTGAAGAATTTGATAAACACGTGGTGCCGGAAAAGATGGTGGGGGAGCTGCCGAAGTAA
- the tadA gene encoding Flp pilus assembly complex ATPase component TadA, producing the protein MARKLLIGELLINEGLITKAQLKKVLDLKKEQKLYAPLGEECVNQGFVSRQDLTRVLRKYHNSIPLGELLVNMQVITQEHLQQALEEQQSSGKKLGDILINLGFLNEVVLVDALSIQLGFPKILPSIGLIDKTLLKKFNPEFLHEHEFIPAFQEKNNLTVIMADPLHEETIRLLKEILKCNIIPAIAPPSEIRKTIRLYHQKVEMGQELESPEAEKDLVIGDGDFIKSKDDNIIEIVNFIISNAIMERATDIHIEPQDKLLRIRYRIDGLLHHKTDLPNSLTPKLISRIKALCGLDIAEKRRHQDGRIQARIMGKEYDLRVSTYAAIWGENLVIRVQSRQSDFVDINKVGFSPANLEKYLDMLRHPSGIILVTGPTGTGKSTTLYASLNFLNNMDRVIVTIEDPVEYTIEGVIQANVSPKIGMNYVKSLRAMMRQDPDVLMIGEIRDPEAAEAVIQASLTGHKVLSTFHTEDAAGALLRLMDMGIETFLISSTLISVVAQRLVRVLCDRCKEEYKPGIKTLAFFNSLKKDRLNRFQFLQSKGCVYCNHSGFRGMTAIHEVLLVNDAIRDAILKRSTSSDIKKIARKHAGFVTMTEDGFYKALKGLTTLEEVIRIVCRDDSDGLQPISIEELIKASEGSGVVPSAKTHVVDESSQTEVEVLKC; encoded by the coding sequence ATGGCCAGAAAACTATTGATTGGTGAGCTTCTGATAAATGAAGGACTCATTACCAAAGCGCAGTTAAAAAAGGTTCTTGATCTCAAAAAGGAACAAAAGCTTTATGCCCCATTAGGTGAGGAATGTGTCAATCAGGGTTTTGTCTCACGACAGGATCTTACCAGGGTTCTGCGAAAGTACCACAACAGCATTCCGCTGGGGGAATTGCTGGTCAATATGCAAGTTATCACGCAAGAACATCTCCAACAAGCTCTTGAAGAACAGCAGTCTTCCGGGAAAAAACTGGGCGACATTTTAATCAATCTTGGCTTTTTGAACGAAGTGGTTTTAGTGGATGCATTAAGTATCCAGTTAGGTTTTCCTAAAATTCTTCCTTCGATTGGTTTGATTGATAAAACATTGCTCAAGAAGTTTAACCCCGAATTTCTTCATGAACATGAGTTCATCCCGGCTTTTCAGGAAAAGAATAATTTAACCGTAATAATGGCCGATCCACTTCATGAAGAAACAATTCGCTTGCTTAAGGAGATTTTGAAATGTAATATTATTCCGGCCATTGCCCCGCCATCTGAAATTCGCAAAACTATAAGGTTATATCATCAAAAAGTTGAAATGGGTCAGGAGTTGGAATCCCCTGAAGCGGAAAAAGATTTGGTCATTGGCGACGGCGATTTCATTAAGAGCAAAGATGACAATATCATTGAAATTGTGAACTTCATTATTTCAAATGCGATTATGGAGCGCGCGACCGATATTCATATTGAACCTCAGGATAAATTATTACGGATCAGGTATCGGATCGATGGCTTGCTGCATCACAAAACCGACTTGCCAAATTCGCTGACCCCGAAACTAATTAGCCGCATAAAGGCGCTTTGCGGCCTGGATATTGCTGAAAAGAGAAGACACCAAGATGGCCGGATCCAAGCAAGAATCATGGGCAAGGAGTATGATCTCAGGGTTTCCACCTATGCCGCGATCTGGGGTGAAAACCTCGTGATCCGGGTTCAAAGCCGCCAAAGTGATTTCGTTGATATTAATAAGGTTGGCTTTTCGCCAGCGAATCTGGAGAAATATTTAGACATGCTGCGGCATCCTTCCGGGATTATTTTAGTGACCGGTCCCACCGGAACCGGTAAAAGCACCACTCTTTATGCCTCTTTAAATTTTTTAAATAATATGGATCGCGTGATTGTAACCATTGAAGATCCCGTTGAATATACCATCGAAGGAGTTATTCAAGCAAACGTCTCTCCGAAGATCGGGATGAATTATGTCAAAAGTCTACGAGCCATGATGCGACAGGATCCTGACGTTTTGATGATTGGCGAAATTCGCGACCCGGAAGCGGCCGAAGCGGTCATTCAGGCTTCGCTCACCGGTCACAAAGTTTTGAGCACATTTCATACTGAAGATGCCGCCGGCGCACTTTTGCGGTTGATGGATATGGGTATTGAGACTTTTTTGATTTCGTCGACGCTCATTTCGGTAGTAGCCCAAAGACTGGTTCGAGTTCTATGTGATCGCTGTAAAGAGGAATATAAACCCGGCATCAAAACGCTGGCTTTTTTCAACAGTCTCAAGAAAGATAGGCTGAATAGATTCCAATTTTTGCAATCAAAAGGATGTGTGTATTGTAATCACAGCGGCTTCAGAGGAATGACTGCGATTCACGAGGTTTTATTGGTCAACGATGCTATTCGGGACGCAATTCTTAAACGCAGCACATCTTCGGACATAAAAAAAATCGCCCGTAAACATGCCGGATTCGTTACAATGACCGAAGACGGTTTCTATAAGGCGCTCAAAGGGTTGACGACTTTGGAAGAAGTAATTCGTATTGTCTGCCGCGATGACAGTGACGGTTTGCAGCCGATTTCAATTGAAGAGTTAATTAAGGCCAGTGAAGGCTCAGGTGTGGTACCCTCAGCTAAAACTCATGTCGTGGATGAAAGCTCTCAAACTGAAGTCGAGGTATTAAAGTGTTAA
- a CDS encoding glycosyltransferase family 2 protein, giving the protein MGEIELIPVLFTDTISYLLSLDFAGFVRVFWFFLIFDLPRYFLSDIYIFFRVLFSSNKVKVDDDFILQLRDTPPLVSIIIPVLNEQETIAWTVRSLQEQSYANLQLIIVDDGSTDDTPRICQQLAKHENIISLRFSSRAGKSAALNYGLKFAQGEFAVFVDSDTTFDRHAIYELMKTFADPTVGGVSGNLRVRNGDINILTNLQQIEYLFTISIGRRIRSRFGILPIISGAFGGFRRELISLETMGGHEPGPGNDSDLAIRVRKKGYQIVFQPNAVCLTNVPDNILSIVRQRSRWDRNLVKNRLRKHKDIFNPFSKNFRLIDLITFIDSIFFGAVISSIAVFYLLDLALNFTQILPVLLFINFCLYFSAELVELFIGAYLNQNVRDLKLVFYLPLFNPYKLFLKFVRIGSYCQELFFHYSYRDQFAPIKVRERMIRW; this is encoded by the coding sequence TTGGGAGAAATTGAATTGATCCCGGTTTTATTTACAGATACAATTAGTTATTTACTAAGCCTGGACTTCGCCGGGTTTGTTCGCGTTTTCTGGTTTTTCCTGATATTCGATCTACCGAGATACTTCCTGAGCGATATTTATATCTTTTTTAGAGTCCTGTTCAGCAGCAATAAAGTTAAAGTCGATGATGATTTCATTTTGCAATTGCGGGACACTCCGCCTTTGGTTTCTATTATCATTCCGGTTCTAAATGAGCAGGAGACGATTGCATGGACAGTTCGCTCATTGCAGGAGCAGAGTTACGCAAATCTTCAGCTCATCATCGTTGACGACGGCTCAACCGACGACACCCCAAGAATCTGCCAGCAACTCGCGAAACATGAAAACATCATTTCCCTGAGATTCTCATCCAGAGCAGGTAAGTCCGCAGCGCTAAATTACGGGCTTAAATTTGCGCAAGGCGAATTCGCCGTATTTGTCGACTCCGACACAACCTTTGACAGACATGCAATTTATGAGTTGATGAAAACTTTCGCGGATCCAACAGTCGGCGGAGTTTCCGGTAATTTGCGAGTCCGAAACGGTGACATTAATATTTTGACCAACCTCCAGCAAATCGAATACCTGTTTACGATTTCAATCGGCCGGAGAATCCGCTCCCGCTTTGGAATTCTGCCAATCATTTCCGGCGCTTTTGGCGGGTTTAGAAGAGAGCTCATTTCTTTAGAAACGATGGGCGGCCACGAACCCGGGCCGGGCAATGATTCGGACCTCGCAATCAGAGTGAGAAAAAAAGGCTACCAAATTGTATTTCAACCGAATGCAGTTTGTTTAACAAATGTTCCGGATAATATCCTGAGCATCGTTCGGCAGCGTTCGCGATGGGATCGGAATTTAGTCAAAAACCGGCTGAGAAAACATAAAGATATTTTTAATCCGTTTTCGAAAAATTTTAGACTCATCGATCTCATTACTTTTATCGATTCAATATTCTTCGGCGCGGTCATTTCATCAATTGCAGTTTTTTACCTGTTAGATCTGGCGCTCAATTTTACCCAAATTCTACCGGTGCTGCTTTTTATAAATTTCTGCCTCTACTTCAGCGCTGAATTGGTAGAGCTGTTCATAGGCGCCTATCTCAACCAAAATGTCAGAGATTTAAAGCTGGTGTTTTACCTACCGCTTTTTAATCCTTACAAGCTGTTTTTAAAATTCGTTCGCATCGGGTCCTATTGTCAAGAATTATTTTTTCATTATTCTTATCGCGACCAGTTTGCTCCCATTAAAGTTCGTGAAAGGATGATCAGATGGTAA